The Candidozyma auris chromosome 1, complete sequence genome includes a region encoding these proteins:
- the MAK21 gene encoding RNA-binding ribosome biosynthesis protein MAK21, which translates to MESAKLNLSSLRDKISSKLTSDTSKKGKSDRKNKKSKPKDELKNGKDANKENKKSTQKMDEADENEDDVLTREALALGATKEDLALVKGLNDDQSDEEFEDEGSDKKLNAEVAQFMKGLGLSGELQVVEDDEVEEEIPDLVEENDAAGSESSEEDASEEEPAASKPSEDAKPAQPEAEVAELIKPKSYRVDDVRSVKSDKLKLENRVDWYNVEVEDEDPEKLDRFALERLTEKAQNIIEAENKLYLQEFSSDSSQKKFLSQILADGTLNDKISALTLLVQESPVHNIKAFETLLNYCEKKSRNAALQAVNAMKDLFINSLLPDRKLLAFNKSAITQRSSEQKLALAYYEDFLKKSYFKFIQALEYLSHDPILHVRMTVVSHIFDLLKAKPEQEVNLLRLGVNKLGDIDNKVAAKTSYQILQLEQAHPAMKKVIIDAVTDMVMQKQGDYHSKYYTILTLNQTILSKKEVELADSLVKTYFSLFEKLLVESDPALKDSKQDKVLGESEKGRKNNRKQFKKGKKGGKSVKVEQKTEQEVVEERSSKMFSAILTGLNRALPFSELPSEIYTRHMETLFKITHSTNFNTSVQALVLVYNIVSEQGLDSDRYYRTLYESLMDPRLVNSSKQGVYLNLLFKSLKHDINNMPRILAFVKRILQVASHWLNVAVITGMMFLLMELSKTYPQIVELMEAYDDRPGFATNEIKDEPKMSKDTEEYDPKKRNPSYAHAENSCLWEMNNFTSHFHPTVAIYADSFLTGKPQPKPDLGLYTLAHFLDRFVYKNAKAKATTKGSSIMQPLGGAHTGSLLVKATNTGSSEVPVNTMNWLAQKAEDVRPDERFFHQYFSTNAKKIRNKKASAAESDDEKEDMDDDEVWEALVNSKPEVEGDDLSDEDILSDLDNEDFSDSDNEDEEEVDPETLAETFGDDDLSEGDMPEIDEAAFETNKASDGDEEESGSNVTEGEEDADAFDDEEGPGMFGVDEDDEYDSDELVESRKKRAHAEEKPDKKTKKKAKLSSLPTFADASDYAKYLDSDGE; encoded by the coding sequence ATGGAAAGCGCCAAGCTCAATTTGTCATCTTTGAGAGATAAGATCTCGTCCAAGCTAACACTGGACACGTCCAAGAAGGGGAAATCCGACcgaaaaaataaaaagtcGAAACCGAAGGACGAACTTAAAAACGGTAAAGACGCGAACAAAGAGAATAAGAAATCAACTCAGAAAATGGACGAAGCCGACGAAAACGAAGACGACGTTTTGACTCGCGAGGCGCTTGCGCTTGGTgccaccaaagaagattTAGCATTGGTGAAAGGTTTGAATGATGACCAGAGCgatgaggagtttgaagatgagggATCTGATAAGAAACTCAACGCAGAAGTAGCACAGTTCATGAAAGGTCTAGGATTGTCCGGCGAATTGCAAGTTGtcgaggatgatgaagtCGAGGAGGAAATTCCTGACTTGGTAGAAGAGAATGACGCTGCGGGTTCCGAGTCGTCAGAAGAGGATGCCTCAGAGGAGGAGCCTGCGGCATCAAAACCCAGTGAAGACGCCAAGCCAGCTCAACCAGAAGCAGAGGTTGCCGAACTTATCAAACCAAAAAGTTACAGAGTTGACGATGTGAGGTCGGTCAAGAGTGATAAACTTAAGCTCGAGAACAGAGTCGATTGGTACAACGTCGAGGTTGAAGACGAGGACCCAGAGAAACTAGATAGGTTCGCTCTCGAGAGGCTCACAGAGAAGGCCCAGAACATTATCGAGGCCGAGAATAAGTTATACTTGCAAGAGTTTTCGTCGGACAGCTCtcaaaaaaagtttttGTCTCAAATTCTTGCAGACGGTACCTTAAACGATAAGATTTCAGCATTAACGTTGTTGGTTCAAGAGTCTCCGGTTCATAACATCAAGGCTTTCGAAACTCTTCTCAATTATTGCGAAAAGAAGTCTAGAAATGCTGCATTGCAAGCAGTGAATGCCATGAAGGATTTATTCATCAACAGTCTTCTTCCCGACAGAAAACTTCTTGCATTTAACAAATCAGCCATCACTCAAAGGTCTAGCGAACAAAAGTTAGCATTAGCATACTACGAAGACTTTCTTAAAAAAAGCtacttcaagttcattCAAGCTCTTGAGTACTTGAGTCACGATCCTATTTTGCATGTCCGTATGACAGTTGTTTCCCACATTTTCGACTTATTAAAAGCTAAGccagaacaagaagttAACTTGTTAAGGCTTGGTGTGAACAAATTGGGTGATATTGACAACAAGGTCGCAGCCAAAACTTCCtatcaaattcttcaattaGAACAAGCTCATCCCGCAATGAAAAAGGTAATTATTGATGCTGTCACTGACATGGTTATGCAAAAACAAGGCGACTATCACTCAAAATATTACACTATCCTAACTCTCAATCAAACCATCCtttccaagaaggaggTTGAGCTTGCGGACTCTCTAGTCAAGACATACTTCTCGttgtttgagaagcttttggttGAATCAGATCCAGCACTCAAAGATTCCAAGCAAGACAAGGTTCTTGGTGAGAGTGAGAAGGGGAGAAAGAATAACAGGAAGCAGTTCAAAAAAGGGAAGAAGGGTGGCAAGTCTGTCAAAGTTGAACAGAAAACCGAACAGGAGGTCGTCGAGGAGAGGTCATCGAAAATGTTTTCGGCCATCCTCACAGGTTTGAATCGTGCGTTGCCATTTTCCGAACTCCCGTCTGAGATATACACAAGGCACATGGAGACCctcttcaagatcaccCATTCTACTAATTTCAACACCTCTGTTCAGGCGTTGGTGTTGGTTTACAATATTGTCAGTGAGCAGGGCCTAGACTCTGACCGTTACTACAGGACGTTGTACGAGTCATTGATGGATCCAAGATTGGTGAACTCATCCAAGCAGGGTGTGtatttgaacttgttgttcaagtcTCTTAAACACGACATAAACAACATGCCAAGAATTCTTGCATTTGTGAAGAGAATCTTGCAAGTTGCCTCACATTGGCTTAACGTGGCTGTTATCACCGGAatgatgttcttgttgatggagttgaGCAAGACTTACCCACAGATTGTGGAGCTTATGGAAGCATACGATGACAGGCCCGGGTTTGCCACCAATGAGATTAAAGATGAACCTAAAATGTCCAAGGATACCGAAGAATACGAccccaagaagagaaacccATCCTACGCACACGCCGAAAACTCATGTCTCTGGGAGATGAATAACTTCACACTGCATTTCCATCCTACTGTTGCCATATATGCTGACTCATTTCTCACTGGAAAACCGCAACCAAAGCCTGATTTGGGTCTCTATACTTTAGCACACTTCTTGGATAGATTCGTCTACAAAAATGCCAAAGCGAAGGCTACCACCAAAGGTTCATCCATTATGCAGCCCTTGGGAGGTGCCCATACTGGTTCACTTTTGGTCAAGGCAACGAATACAGGGTCCAGTGAAGTACCAGTCAACACGATGAACTGGTTAGCACAAAAAGCAGAGGATGTTCGCCCCGACGAGAGATTTTTCCATCAGTACTTCAGCACaaatgcaaagaaaatcagAAATAAAAAGGCCAGCGCTGCTGAAAGCGAcgatgagaaagaagacatggatgatgatgaagtcTGGGAAGCCTTGGTTAACTCCAAGCCAGAGGTCGAGGGTGACGACCTCTCCGACGAGGATATACTTTCGGATCTTGATAACGAGGATTTCAGTGATTCGgacaatgaagatgaggaagaggtgGACCCAGAAACTCTTGCAGAGACATTTGGAGACGATGACTTATCCGAGGGAGATATGCCAGAAATTGACGAGGCGGCCTTCGAAACGAACAAAGCAAGTGatggagatgaagaagaatctgGCAGCAATGTCACcgaaggagaagaagatgcagaTGCATTtgacgacgaagaagggCCAGGCATGTTCggtgttgatgaagacgatgaGTACGACAGCGACGAGCTTGTAGAGTCTAGGAAGAAGAGGGCACACGCAGAAGAGAAACCAGacaagaagacgaagaagaaggcgaagCTTCTGAGCTTGCCAACGTTTGCAGACGCCAGCGACTACGCAAAGTACTTGGACTCAGACGGCGAGTGA
- the RAS2 gene encoding Ras2p yields the protein MNRVLDGLSSLNSQYDILVMGESGVGKTSLVQRYVNGTFSEGPHEQSEQLYVKAIDHDTAEIVSTASSHNSDITEISILDSSPLADVYGASRMQQVKNTSTILFVYAMDDRESFEALEYLIGTVKTLCDGELPPFVIAAAKEDRYEYCQVWYDDGEAMAKRVGAIGFFSVSALSDTNVNKCFVPLVDAALEAREHRALHNHIEVQSVAEVLSTSASSSFVDSTPEKTFNFRRPSKIPSSLSNSHGREPSTSPNYPVLESFASDFPEIPESITGAETVNSPTAREPSSNKEHSQTTSSVSTGSIRSQSRTISKPKEKKEKSGCCIIT from the coding sequence ATGAACCGTGTTCTCGACGGGCTCAGCTCGCTCAATAGCCAGTATGACATTCTCGTCATGGGCGAATCCGGCGTCGGAAAAACTTCCTTAGTACAGCGATACGTGAATGGCACCTTTTCCGAAGGCCCCCACGAGCAATCAGAACAGCTCTATGTCAAGGCCATCGACCACGACACGGCTGAAATTGTATCAACAGCATCCTCACATAACTCAGACATCACCGAAATATCCATTCTCGACTCCTCGCCGTTGGCAGACGTCTACGGCGCCTCGAGGATGCAGCAGGTGAAGAACACATCCACCATACTCTTTGTCTACGCCATGGACGATAGGGAATCCTTCGAGGCATTGGAATATCTAATCGGCACAGTGAAGACGCTTTGCGATGGCGAACTTCCGCCTTTTGTCattgcagcagcaaagGAAGATAGATACGAGTATTGCCAGGTGTGGTATGACGATGGCGAGGCCATGGCTAAACGCGTGGGTGCTATCGGATTCTTCCTGGTGTCTGCTCTTTCCGACACGAATGTGAACAAATGCTTTGTTCCTTTGGTGGACGCGGCACTAGAGGCTAGAGAACATAGAGCCCTTCACAACCATATAGAAGTGCAATCCGTTGCAGAGGTGCTACTGACATCGGCCTCTAGTTCCTTTGTGGATTCGACGCCCGAAAAGACGTTCAACTTCCGCCGGCCTTCAAAGATACCCTCTTCCCTCTCAAATAGCCACGGAAGAGAGCCTTCCACATCACCAAACTACCCAGTTTTGGAGTCTTTTGCCAGCGACTTCCCAGAGATCCCTGAATCTATCACCGGAGCTGAAACAGTGAACAGCCCTACTGCCAGGGAGCCCTCATCCAATAAGGAACATTCACAAACGACCTCTTCGGTGTCGACCGGCTCTATCCGCTCCCAGTCTCGAACCATCAGtaaaccaaaagaaaagaaggagaagtcCGGGTGTTGCATTATCACATAA
- the PKC1 gene encoding protein kinase C gives MSSKEKIISDIKGKIEREQKLIQGFQAVKRNTGNAEVIQRCNNQIRETQSNIEYLQETMEKLSVQQQSESANEPSESAEESTRRQRVTSSVRPLYSRFDLIKYDCPSLGHKIQYMLQQLQFKLQVENQYREANEKISHLYLMDGDKSSSNAAEGGKLESDQRIQLLNKALRKYQGMHVNVEQVNRDMEIMNLPKYARKPFSGRLTMGVTCIRDVDHIASPKFKKKPESFVCIKIDDVERARSASSRSGKFNEDLVVDVDKANEMEIAVYDKNGSQNVPVALAWILLSDISEEVRKKKVAIESGYDGWIPASSLPGNNQSARGNGNDSLGTTLSGNNGSSSTFDGDTIVDKARPSTENVKNVSISAWVNLEPVGQILVSLSFEKSKVSAKPTFMGALGRHGAIRQKKEEVFEQHGHQFVQKQFYNIMCCALCGEFLRYTGYQCQDCRFLCHKKCYQKVVTKCISKSGDTIDDEDKLNHRIPHRFEPVSNRGTKWCCHCGHILPWGRKNVRKCSECGVMCHAHCTSLVPDFCGMSMEMANQILITIKSTKPSKSPAKALQNAPQKARAPPPQLPPKSFTASPQRYPVDESPMPSPQHFHHKNQVAPLPPPPSQPQFQPVYNKSQEPGYQRIQKLSPEEMDQPYSSKLPTDIKSQFQPTVEPPNRHAPRRPPPMDTTSSSSSDVPVQSRTGYTHGDYQNNAYEANIPEEVNPFEQEVVIPSQDPNAAFFQNFDYRNTHSNLQDDAGYYASQEPQPMVVEPDQAQMPSTHKAHKSKRKRRKVGLDDFQFLAVLGKGNFGKVMLAESRHTQKLCAIKVLKKDFIVENEEAESVKSEKQVFLTANRERHPFLLNLHCCFQTENRIYFVMEYVSGGDLMWHIQKSRFSAKRAKFYACEVLLALKYFHDNGIIYRDLKLDNILLTTQGHIKIGDYGLCKENMWYKNTTGTFCGTPEFMAPEIIAGKPYDRSVDWWAFGVLMFQMLLCQSPFKGDDEDDIFNAIEHDDVRYPISMPRQTVLVLQALLTKEASQRLGSSERDALEIMEHPYFSDVNFDDVLNLRIQPPYLPEISSEHDYSNFDQEFTSETPRLTPVETVLTSEMQEQFRGFSHISDDAPV, from the coding sequence ATGTCGctgaaagagaagatcatATCCGACATCAAGGGTAAAATAGAACGAGAGCAAAAACTCATCCAAGGTTTCCAGGCGGTTAAGAGAAATACTGGCAATGCCGAGGTGATTCAAAGATGCAACAACCAAATCAGAGAAACTCAGCTGAACATTGAGTACCTCCAGGAAACAATGGAGAAATTGCTGGTTCAACAGCAGCTGGAATCCGCAAACGAGCCGTCAGAGCTGGCAGAGGAGCTGacaagaagacaaagagTAACGAGTTCTGTTCGCCCGCTTTATTCGAGATtcgacttgatcaagtacGACTGCCCGTCTCTTGGACACAAGATCCAGTATATGCTTCAGCAGCTACAGTTCAAGTTGCAAGTAGAGAACCAATACAGAGAGGCGAATGAGAAGATTTCGCATTTATATCTAATGGATGGCGACAAGCTGTCCTCGAATGCTGCTGAGGGGGGCAAGTTGGAATCGGACCAGAGAATCCAGTTGTTAAACAAGGCCTTGAGAAAATACCAGGGGATGCACGTCAACGTCGAGCAGGTCAACAGAGATATGGAAATCATGAACTTGCCCAAGTACGCGAGAAAACCGTTCTCTGGTAGATTGACCATGGGCGTCACCTGTATTCGAGACGTGGACCACATAGCGTCGCcaaagttcaaaaagaagcctgAGTCGTTTGTGTGCATTAAGATTGACGACGTGGAAAGGGCTAGATCTGCTCTGTCTCGATCGGGCAAATTCAACGAAGATTTGGTGGTGGATGTGGATAAGGCCAACGAAATGGAGATCGCCGTGTACGACAAAAACGGGTCGCAGAACGTACCTGTGGCACTTGCATGGATCCTTCTTTCTGATATCTCCGAGGAAGTTcgaaagaaaaaagtggCCATTGAATCAGGGTACGATGGCTGGATCCCGGCCTCAAGTCTACCAGGGAACAACCAATCCGCTAGAGGTAATGGGAATGATCTGTTAGGCACTACATTGTCCGGAAACAATGGCCTGAGTTCAACTTTTGACGGAGACACCATTGTCGACAAGGCAAGACCCTCTACAGAGAATGTCAAAAACGTACTGATTTCTGCATGGGTCAATCTCGAGCCTGTAGGTCAAATTTTGGTTAGTTTGTCTTTCGAGAAGTCGAAGGTGTCTGCCAAACCAACGTTCATGGGCGCTTTGGGGCGTCATGGCGCTATCCgtcaaaagaaggaagaggtTTTCGAGCAACACGGCCATCAGTTCGTTCAAAAACAATTCTACAACATTATGTGCTGTGCGCTTTGTGGGGAATTTTTGCGTTACACTGGGTATCAATGTCAAGACTGCCGCTTCTTGTGTCACAAGAAATGTTACCAGAAGGTGGTGACTAAGTGTATCTCCAAGAGTGGCGATACGATCGACGATGAAGACAAACTCAACCATCGCATCCCTCACCGTTTCGAGCCAGTTTCGAATCGTGGTACGAAATGGTGCTGCCACTGTGGTCATATCTTGCCTTGGGGCAGGAAGAATGTTAGGAAATGCTCCGAGTGTGGTGTCATGTGTCATGCTCATTGTACTTCCTTGGTTCCCGACTTCTGTGGTATGTCTATGGAAATGGCAAATCAAATTTTAATAACAATCAAGTCCACAAAACCCTCAAAGAGCCCTGCCAAGGCACTTCAAAATGCGCCACAAAAGGCTCGTGCACCTCCTCCCCAACTTCCTCCAAAGTCATTTACTGCCTCTCCGCAAAGGTACCCTGTGGATGAGCTGCCAATGCCTTCGCCCCAACACTTTCACCACAAGAATCAGGTCGCCCCACTTCCTCCGCCTCCTCTGCAACCGCAGTTCCAACCGGTCTATAACAAATCGCAAGAACCAGGGTACCAAAGAATTCAAAAGTTATCACCAGAAGAGATGGACCAGCCTTACTCTTCTAAATTACCGACAGATATCAAACTGCAATTTCAGCCAACGGTTGAACCTCCAAACAGACATGCACCAAGGCGTCCACCTCCAATGGACACTACAAGCTCCTCGTCACTGGATGTCCCCGTCCAGTCTCGCACAGGTTATACTCACGGAGACTATCAAAATAATGCCTACGAGGCGAACATACCAGAAGAGGTCAATCCGTTTGAGCAGGAAGTTGTTATTCCATCTCAAGATCCTAATGCTGCTTTTTTTCAGAATTTTGATTATCGAAACACTCACTCGAACTTACAAGACGATGCTGGGTATTATGCTTCTCAAGAGCCACAGCCTATGGTAGTCGAGCCTGACCAAGCGCAGATGCCATCAACACACAAGGCTCACAAAtctaaaagaaaaagaagaaaggtcGGCCTCGATGATTTTCAGTTCTTGGCCGTATTAGGTAAAGGAAACTTCGGTAAAGTCATGCTTGCAGAATCAAGACATACTCAGAAATTATGTGCTATCAAagttttgaagaaagatttcATCGTTGAGAATGAGGAGGCAGAGAGTGTCAAGTCAGAAAAACAAGTTTTCTTGACAGCTAACAGAGAGCGTCATCCATTTTTGCTCAACTTGCATTGCTGTTTCCAGACAGAGAATAGAATATATTTCGTCATGGAGTATGTTTCTGGAGGTGATTTGATGTGGCACATTCAAAAGTCTCGGTTTTCGGCAAAAAGAGCAAAGTTTTATGCTTGTGAAGTCTTGTTGGCTTTGAAATACTTCCACGACAACGGTATAATTTACCGTGATTTGAAGTTAGATAACATCCTTTTGACCACACAGGGACACATCAAAATTGGTGACTACGGGTTGTGTAAGGAGAACATGTGGTATAAGAACACTACTGGCACATTCTGCGGTACACCCGAGTTTATGGCACCGGAAATCATTGCAGGTAAACCTTACGATCGTTCAGTCGATTGGTGGGCATTTGGTGTGCTTATGTTTCAAATGTTGTTGTGTCAAAGTCCTTTTAAGggtgatgacgaagatgataTCTTCAATGCTATCGAGCACGATGATGTAAGATATCCAATCAGTATGCCACGACAAACTGTTCTTGTATTGCAAGCGTTGTTAACCAAGGAAGCTTCGCAACGACTTGGTAGTAGCGAGAGAGATGCGTTGGAAATCATGGAGCATCCATACTTTCTGGATGTAAATTTTGACGATGTGCTCAACTTGAGAATTCAACCGCCATACTTGCCTGAGATCTCCAGTGAACATGACTACTCGAATTTCGATCAAGAATTCACATCTGAAACGCCAAGGTTGACACCCGTAGAAACCGTGTTGACGTCAGAGATGCAAGAACAGTTTCGTGGATTCTCCCACATTTCGGACGATGCTCCTGTTTGA